AAAACCATggaaaatattcataatttaaGAAGTTAATATTCAGTAAAAAAATTTCAAGCTCTATATTACCATATGTGTTAATGCAGAAAGGAGCAACAAGAAGATgtgctaaagaaaagaaaacttaaaactcTGGCCatgattaaagaataaaaatgttggtCAAATAAAGCATCTTATAGAGAGAAGCTGAATAGATTAACAATAAAATAACATTGACATTTTCTTAACAAGAGCCAGGGACAGGGCTAAGCTCCTTGTAAGaatcattttacttaattttcacataaaacagatttttgctttttcagaGTTGGAGAGCACACCTGATTATCTCAAGATCATGTGGCAAGTATGGGGTTCAGGGAGGTTTCAATGCACTAATTCTAACTTAGTATCAgggattatgtgtgtgtgtttagtcactaagtcatgtccaactctttgcgacctcatagacaatagcccgccagactcctctgtccatgggattctccaggcaagaatattggagtgggttgccatttcctactttaggggatcttcccaacacagggatcaaacccaagtctcctgtgtgtcctgtatcacaagcagattcttataaaaattataaaaccatGAAACAGTGAAACTGAGATGTTAAAGATTAAACGTCAAGCATCAAGCATTTCTTGTTATTAACAATGCCTGCTAAGTAAGTAGTTATTCAGAATGAAATCAACATTTTGATTGTAAGATCTGAATATTTTGATGGTTGGAGTGTTTTattgtgaaatgaaatatttctccaACAGTTTCAAGCAGTTATTTTTCTCCACTCTATTGATGACATATAAAACAAGCCCAATAACTCTTAAATAAAGCAATATGTTGAGCTATGAGATACCTGTCAGGTGTCatatgagtttttatttttctagaaaaatatcctCAGTTATTTCATCCATTCTAATACGGAAAAATTTTTATCATAGTTCTgaaattttccaatttttttctctcACATAAAGTATTGCATCTTGAACTGAACAGATTAATCCAACAATTGAGTTTTAACTAAGATTAtgattttccattttatagaatCTAATCATTATCTGTACAAATGTAAACTGAAAGTGAGTTGATCTTTAAACAAAAAACACATCCCAAAGTTAACCAAtactaaatttaaattaaaatttctatttgtattttgtttgtgtTCTACTAATCCACATCTCTATCATCTTTGAATTCCATAAAGAACATCTGCAAAATACaggataatattaataaaaaagaccaaaataaatgagACATAGTATTTGTCCTCAAAAATGGATCTCATATTTAGGGGGAATATAAATAGTTTTCTCACCTCTTCCATCAACCTTGAAGTGCAAATTGCATGCAATAAACTTTGCACACTGATCCCCTGGTCACAGTGGTGGAATACATAACCTATACTGAGGTCATTATATTCTGACCCCCAAGATTATCAAAATTAGAATAAAGGAGGAAGGTTCCTGAGTCTGGAAAAGCTGCTGAGGTATAAGGATGATGTCTGCCACACAGTTATGTATCTGCCCTCTGGGATCAAAGTCCAGGGAGAAGGAAGTTGGGACATTAAAGCTGTAGACATCAGGTGAAATGATAGTTTCCCATTCCTTCAAATATTTTGGGTTATGATTCTAGTAAGGAAAATAGCTGAAATTAATACAATTGTTTTTCATAGATTTATGAATCCTCTGTTAATTTATTAGAGAAAGCACACACTATTCTTACATATTCTGagtgaaataaaaataccatGCCATTTTACATGAATATCATTAAGACATATGTACAGATTATGGGAATAAAGAAAAAGTCTTCAGAGGTCTCAATAGTAATGTTCACCCTGATTTTAACAATCTACAATCAgtattttctcttaaaatcttATGAAGTATCTTAATTATAAATTTCATGaagaagtttgattttttttttttttctggttcaacTACGATCATTGTCTCAGAGAAGCAGGAGAGAATTAGGAGACCTCTGCATCATGAGTCTCTTTTGATGAGACATCAAATAATGACCTTCCCAAATTACTCTCCCCAGCACCCACtcacatgtacacacagacactcacacacatgcacacatggacataaaatctcattttctctttcaactTAGAACTGATTGAGAACATAATGGACCCTGGAAATCATTCCTCAGTGACTGAGTTCATCCTTGCTGGACTCACAGAACAGCCACAACTCCAgctgccccttttcctcctcttcctaggAATCTATGTGGTCACGATGGTGGGGAACCTGGGCATGATCACACTGACTGGGCTCAGTTCTCacctgcacacccccatgtactattTCCTCACCAACTTGTCCTTTATTGATCTCTGTCAGTCGACTGTCATTACCCCCAAAATGCTGGTGAGCTTCGTGACAGAGAAGAATATTATCTCCTATCCTGAATGCATGACTCAACtttatttcttcatcatttttGCTATTTCAGAAAGTCACATGCTGGCTGTGATGGCATATGACCGCTATGTTGCCATCTGCAACCCCTTGCTTTACAACATCACCATGTCTTATTACATCTGCTTCTGCCTCACAGTGGGAGTTTATATTTTGGGCATCACTGGATCCACAGTCCATACAGGATTTATGTTGAGACTCTTTTTCTGCAACACCAATATTATTAACCATTATTTCTGTGATCTCTTTCCACTCTTGGAGCTATCCTGTTCCAGCATCTATGTCAATGAATTATTGGTTATATTCTTAAGTGCATTTAACATTTTGATTCCTGCCTTAGTTATTCTTTCTTCCTACATCTTCATCATCTCCAGCATCCTCCAAATCCACTCCAAGGAGGGCAGGTCCAAAGCCTTCAGCACCTGCAGCTCTCACATCTCAGCTGTTGCTATTTTCTATGGATCTACTGCATTCATGTACCTGCAGCCATCATCAGTCAGCTCCATGGACCAAGGGAAAGTGTCCTCTGTGTTTTATACCATCATTGTGCCCATGCTAAACCCCCTGATCTATAGCCTACGGAATAGGGATGTCAAATTTGCGCTGAAAAAAATTCTAGACTGTGCAAAACATGTAGGAACAGAGCCAATATCATGATCCATATCAGTCATGTAGACTGCTGAGGAATACCAATTCTTaattatatagaatatatttaataGAGAAACCTCTGTCCTTAATTTATCCTTTTGTAATAGGTATTAGTAACTTGTTTTCCAGTTAATATATTATTTGGACTCTGAGAGGTAAATACTTTGGAGATCAGGTCAGAACTAATAAGTAATAGAGGagagtattttaaattaataaaaattctaaGATGTTGCAGCTAATGTTCCCCAGCTATGAATCCATTAGGAGACCCATTCAAATTTGTAtgtctctgttgttgttcagtcactcagtcatgtctgactctttgtaaccccaaggaccgcagcacaccaagcttacctgtccttcaccaactcctggagttagttcaaactcatgtccatagagtcagcgatgccatccgaCTGTtgaccatctcgtcctctgtcgtccccttttcctccttacttcaatctttcccagcatcagggtcttttccaatgagttggctgtttgcctcatgtggccaaaatatgtctccctgagtttactcctgttttattttcatattatgttTCATTACATTAAATATTAGACCACCTTAGTATGAAGTTTAAAATTTCACAAGGTCTATAACTgtgattttgtaatattttttgtttacttttttttaaatttaaatttatttattttaattggatgggttttgtaatttttatattctaGTTTAAATTTCATTGAGTGGTATAATGTTTtctaaactcaacattcaaaaaactaagatcttggcatctggtgcCATTGCTTCCTGGCAGTTAGATGGGGaacaagtggaaacagtgacagattttatttcttgggcaccaaaatccCGCAGTGACTTTAGCCACAAAATTaatagatgcttgctccttggaagaaaagctatgaccaacctagacagcatattaaaaagcaaagacatcactttgctgacagaggtccatatagccaaactagtttttccagtggtcatgtttcaatgtgagagttggaccatcaagaaggctgttcactgaagaattgatgctttcaaattgtggtgctggagcagacttttgagagtctcttggacagcaaggagatcaaaccagtcaatcctaaaagaaatcagtcctgaatattcattggaaggactggtgctgaagctgaagctccaatactttggtctcctgttgtgaagatctgactcactggaaaagatccagatgctgggaaagattgagggtaagaggaaaagggggtggcagaggatcaAATGGTTACATAATACTACTAACTCAAGGAACAtgagtgagcaaactccaggagatagtgtaggacagagaagcctatcatgctatagtccatggggtcacaaagaaatggacaccacttagggactgaacaggtTTTTCTCTGTTAACTCAGGTGGTAAACAATTTGCCTacagtgcaagagaccctggtttgattctgggtctggaagatcctctgga
The genomic region above belongs to Bos taurus isolate L1 Dominette 01449 registration number 42190680 breed Hereford chromosome 29, ARS-UCD2.0, whole genome shotgun sequence and contains:
- the OR8G3F gene encoding olfactory receptor family 8 subfamily G member 3F, translating into MDPGNHSSVTEFILAGLTEQPQLQLPLFLLFLGIYVVTMVGNLGMITLTGLSSHLHTPMYYFLTNLSFIDLCQSTVITPKMLVSFVTEKNIISYPECMTQLYFFIIFAISESHMLAVMAYDRYVAICNPLLYNITMSYYICFCLTVGVYILGITGSTVHTGFMLRLFFCNTNIINHYFCDLFPLLELSCSSIYVNELLVIFLSAFNILIPALVILSSYIFIISSILQIHSKEGRSKAFSTCSSHISAVAIFYGSTAFMYLQPSSVSSMDQGKVSSVFYTIIVPMLNPLIYSLRNRDVKFALKKILDCAKHVGTEPIS